The genomic window AACGGTGAAGTCAACCTGGCCGGTGGTCTGACCGTCGAGGATCGTGATCGTTCGGGTCAGCGTATCGAAGTCAGCGGACGTAATATCCGTACCCGTAACCATCACGTCGACCGTCTGATTGCCGACAACCGGCTTGTCGGCCGTGGCGGTGGCCACGACGACAGTTGCGCCGGCTTCGCTGCCGGTCGTATGAGAAAGCGAGAGTTCGACTCCGGGCGGCGGAGTGGTTTCGAACGCTCCCATGTCGACCGTGCTATTACGGATGCGGGCGAACCCGGGGCCGCGCTGGTCGGTGACCAGAGCGGTGCCGCCGGCCATACCGTCTTGGGTGGCGTTGGTGTTGTTGCCGGCGTCGATGGCCGGCGACCCCGCAATCAACGCATGCGTCTGTGTCGGTCCGCCATTGTCGGCCAGGTTGACGTCGATCACCGCGCTGGCCACCACGCCAGTGATTTCACTGCCGAATCCGCTACTGCTGCCGACGTCACCAATGATGTTGGCTGCGTTGCTGGAGAAACTGCCCCCCACGTCGGGGTCCACCGCTGAATGGTTTCCGATGATGATCGTGTTGTTGACCGTGGTCGTCCCGTCGACGTTACGAATGCCGCCGCCCGCTGAGGTGGCGGTGTTTCGGTGGATCGTGGCGTTGGTGACTGTCGCGGTGGTCCCGGCTCCAAAATTCTCGATCGCCCCGCCCGTGTCCGCCTGGTTGTCAGTAAACGTAGCGTTCGCAAGCCGCAGGCTGCCGTGATTGATGATCGCGCCACCGCCATTGCTGGCCGAGTTCCCCGCGAAGGTTGACTCGCTGATCGTGGCGGATCCGAAAACGCGGATCGCTCCACCGTTGAATCCTGCCTGGTTGGCCAGGAAAGACGAGCGGCGGACGGTCAGCGACGCGTCCGAGTTGATCGCCGCACCGAGATATGCCACGTTGGCGGTAAAGACCGAGTCGTCAATCTGAAGATTGGCACTGTTTGCGATCGCGCCGCCGGCGTCATTGGCCGGCGCCTGACCGCGAGTGAAGGTCAATCCTTGCAAAGTGACGTCGCCGGCCGATCCGGGGATGTTGAAGAGTCTCGTCGATTCTTGCCCGTCAAGGATGGTACTGGACGCTCCGTTGCCCGTGACCGTCAGATCTTCCGTGATCACTAACTCGCTGTTCAACAATATCGTGTCGGGTGTGGCATCCAGAAAATTTGTTCCACCGCTGGATGATCCATCGCCAAACGTGATCGAATTGGCTCCGGCAGTGGCATTCGCATTCAAGACGGCTTGCCGTAGCGACCCGGTGCCGGCGTCGGCATCGGTCGTCACCAAGAAACCGTTTTGTCCAATGGTTGCGGATGCAGTACTCGCCGAACTGTCAATCAAATAGTCACCCGACAGCAAGTTCAACAGGACCGTTTCCGATGTTTCCGCCTCGTCCGTTGCATCAATCTGTGCGGTCAGCGTGATGTCTAACGTCTCCTTGTCAGCCGGAATTGTTACAGAGAACGAACCGGTTGATAGATCAATGGCAGGACCGTTGCCAATGTGAAGTTGGTACTCCGCAATCGTGGCAGAACTAGCTCCAGCGACAGCGAGGTTCACCGTCATGGCCCCACCAACGTTCGCCCGGCTTAAGCGATAGGTGGCCGTATCGCCGCCTTCTTGAGCGTTTTCGTCTGGAGCGGAAAGGCCTACGGTTGTTAGTTGCCAGATGGATCCGAGTCCCGTATCCGAGCCGACGCGTTGGTAGATTGCACCGAGCGAATTCTGGGTTAAGACGATGCCGTCATCCGCCACGAGACTGACGCCAAAACCATCCGAATACACCGGCTGCTCGTCGCTGACCCAACGATAAATATATTTGTCGACTGTGTTCGGGCCGTCGGGACCAAGGAACCAAGTCGATCCATCGCCAGCGGTCACGGCATCGAGCAGCTTCCAAGTTGCGCCGATTCCATCGGCGGACCCTGGGCGAGTAAACACGGCGCCGTCTTCGTTTTGAACCAAAACCGTACCATCTAACGCCAATCCGATACGCACCGCCAAGCCACCCACATCTACGGGCTCTTCCCCCATCGCCGCACGCCAAACTGGCTGATCGCCAACACCAAAATCCAGGAACCAAAGCGCGTCGTCCGCCGTGCGCACCCAAGGTCCGGTGAGCGTCGTCGATGCCGATGCAGTATTGTTGGTATTGTCCGAATCCGCTGTTGTCGACGAAACAGAAAAGTCGTTCGTAAAGGTTCCATTTTGCAGCGGTGAGGTAATGGTAAACGCGAGGTCTAACGTGCCCAGCACCCCTAAACTGCCGTGTTGGCATGTAACGATGCCGCTCGCCGCATCACAGGTCCAGTTGGCGTCCGATCCGCCAACGAACTGCGTACCAGCCGGCAATGCATAGGTTATCGTGACGTCATCCGCGGGTTCGGGGCCTGGATTCTCAACGCGTACGGTATATTCGAAATTGCTTCCGGCTTGGACGTAGGGATCCGTTGTCGCCGTGATGGAGAGATTCGCACCTTGCTCCGGAACAATCGACACTTGATAATCTTCGACTTCTCCGTCATCTGCGAAACCACCGGGCGTGGAAGAGTCGATGTTGTCCGTTGTGATTCGCAGACGGGCAAACGTTGTTCCTAGTGACACGTCCGTGGGAACCCGGGGAAATTCCAGCGTAACATTCTGTCCCTCGGTGCCGGCTGGAATATCGACCATGCCGTATTCGGAGGGATCAAAGCTGCCGTTTTGATCGTAGTCGATCCAACCTGCGAGCGTCGCAGCTTCGGAAGACTTGTTCGTGACCTGCACTTCCACCTTAGGAATCGCGTTTAGGGAAACGGAACGCAGCCCCAACCATCCATCTTCGTCGTTATTGTTAAAGTCATCGTTGTCATCGGCCATTGCGTCGCCGGAGTCGCCGGTTCCGAGGGATCCAAAACCGTCAGGATCACTGTCCGGAATCAAACCGCCCAGGAAGACTTCCGCGTCGATGACATGTTTCGGTCCTCCGCTCGAGTCGAGCGTCTTATACCTATCTGGTGCGTCGCCAAAATCGAAATCGAGCTGCGGCTGCCAGGACGCCAATCGAGACAACGTGTTTGGATTTCCGTCGCCGTCCACGGCAACGCCTTCCGGAATCTGAAACGTGATAGTCTGGTCTAGTAAAGGTGCGGTGGGAGTTAGCTCGAGCATGAATTCTCGTGGTCCACCGCTGAAATAGGTGACAGCCGCGTTTTGAACCATGGGCTCCGTCGGTTCAAAACCGAAAACGTCCTCGCTGAATGTCAGGTTCACCTGAATTGGGTCGTTCGTTCTGTACGTGAGGCTTGAAAGCGGGAACGTCGGAATCGGCCGCACGTTTTCAATGATGTACTCCTGGTTTTCGATGCTGGCCGGCCCCACCTCGATGGCGTTACCGAGGGTGTCGACGATGTCACTGCCCAGCTGAACTTCCAAGCCGAGCGTCCCGTTGCTGTTGTCCAGCCCATCGACTGTAGCGACATAGGTTAAGCCTGGAGGCCCCAATGCGGCCGACGGGTCAGCGAGTTGAACCGCAGCCATTCTGGCATTGCTCGATGCCGTCCCTGTTAGCCGAAAGTCGCTGTTATCAACGTTCTCGATTGGCTCGGAGACAAATAGCAGGAAACGGACCTGGTCCGCGTTGGTGACTTGTTCGATTGGATCAAAACGCCTGATCGTTTCGACGCGTGGTCGACTCCGTTCCAACAAGTAGGTTTCGCTGATCGGTGCGACTGGGTTGACCAACGGATTTTGGGTCAGATCGGAAATTGTGGCGTTATCGACCAGTTCCAAACCAAGTTCTGAGCTAATAGACGGGAGATGGGAAACTCGAACGTCAAAAACTCCAGGCATGTCGGCGACGGCTTGGGGCGTATTAATTACTGCCTCAGTGCCAACGAGTCGCAAGTCGTCGGCGCCAAAATTCTCAACCTGCTCCGAGAACGTGACTCGAAATGTGACCGCATCGGCGCTAGTCGTCTGTTGAAGTGGACTCAGTCGTTCGATCGCTTGGATGTTCGGTGTTCCGCCCGTCACTGTGCGGTCGAGGAGGTCAAGCAATTCGTCGTTTACCTGGAAAGCATAATCCCAACCCACAAGATTGATCCTCCCGCTTCCAAACGGAATTTCCGCTGCAGCAACCTGAACAAATACTGAATTTCGGTATTCGTACGCTAACTTGCCTGATGGAGGCAGAGTGGACCAACCGGAGATGAAATGATCGGAGACCTCGACCGGCCCTCCTGCAAAGCTAGTTTCCCGTGCCTGTGGCGTGATCGCTATTTGTGCTGGCGGTGAATTGGAGACGTGAGTTGAGCCAGAGGCAAAGTCGAATCCAAAGATACTGTTTAATAGGCTGTCATCAGGGCTCCCATGCGACCCAAGCACAATGAGCACGCCCCCGCCAGATACATAGTCTGCGATGGCATTTCGTCCAGCCTCACCCAAGTTACCTTGCAGTGAATTAGTGACAGGATTCCCGGCAGGATCGTTTCCATCACGGAGATCATAAAGGGATGGTATCACCAAGGCGTCTGCCCCTGAGAGAGCTGCAACCACACCAGCCGTGGCCGTTGATGTGAAAGTCTCTACCTGATGTCCAATCGATGCCAAAGACGCTTGGATGCCGTCGGCAGGTGCGTTTACGAGATAATCCCTGTTGTCGAAAACCGCCACGCTCGAGAGCATGCAACGGTCTTCAAGCGACTCGAATGAATGTAGACGACGACGTTTACGTTTTGTGAACATGGTGAATTAGCCGATTCAATTGATGAGGCACCGGTGGCGGCCTACCGCTACATTGGGTTCGGACCGCAACTCGCCCGTACTGCTCAAACCGTTTCTTGACGACAGTTAACGCATTTTTTTCAATGATTTTTGTTTAACCGCTCCTGGATCGACGTAAGTTGTTTTGGCAGAATGAGTTGTCGACACGGACGCAAGGCAAACGGCGGCCCGTTTTTTTCGCGATTTGACGCGACGAAGGCCGCAAATCACTGTTCCCGGAGCAATCCACGCGAGGCAATGCAGCAAGACAGCGTTATGACACCGCCTAATCCATCAGCGTTTCAAAGCACGCACTGGAGTGTCGTGCTGCGCGCCGGCGGGGATGGTGGCGAAGACGCTAGGAGTGCTCTAGGAGAACTCTGCCAGATGTATTGGTATCCCATCTACGCCTTTGTTCGGCGGCGCGGGAACAATCATCATGACGCAGTGGATTTGACCCAGGGTTTCTTCACCCAGCTGCTGGAAAAGCACTCCCTGACTCACGCGGACCCGCAGAATGGACGCTTTCGAGCATTCTTACTCGCGTCGGTGAAAAACTTTATGGCGAACGACTGGCGCGCCCGCAGGGCGGTTCGTCGCGGCGGCAATGTGACCACGATGTCCGTAGACAACGATGCGTTTCGCCAGCAATACCAGCAGCAACTCGCTGATGCCTGCACTCCCGAATTATTGTTCGAGCGGAGTTGGATTGATACACTGCTCCGCAGCGGGATCGAGCGATTGAGACACGAATACGGTCATGCCGGAAAATCAGTACTGTTCGATGCCATCCATTCGCATCTCGTGACCAGCAGCGAAAAGGTCCCGCAGGCTGACATTGCCGATCAACTGGGGATGACAAAGGCGGCGGTCGCCATGTCGATTCATCGGTTACGCCAGCGGTACGCGAATGTCATCCGTGAGGCAATTGGCAGCACTGTCGCCGACCCGGAGGATATTGAGGATGAACTCGGTCGACTGTTGGCCGTGTTTGCGGCGACTTAGTACTTCCAACACTACCTGAAACTCGCAAATCCCATGACGAGAGATGCAGTCAACCGGTGTGTGGGGTGCGGCCAGGAGATCCTGTCAACCGTCGCCGGCGACCAATGCGCTCTATGTCTGCTGAAACTGGTGGCTGACGCAAAGAGTTCGACCAGTAGTATTCTGTCGGGACACGATGGGCTTGAATTCCTCAAACAGGGCGTGTTGCCCCGCTTTGACGACTATGAACTGATCGAAGAGATTGCCCGTGGTGGCATGGGAGTTGTGTACCTCGCCAAACAGCTGAGCCTGCGTCGGCCCGTCGCCATCAAGATGATTCTGGCCGGTCAACTGGCTACCGAGGAGTCGATTCAGCGATTCCGAAACGAGGCCGAAGCTGCCGCAAAACTCGATCATCCAGGAATCGTCCCGATCTACGAAGTTGGTGAGTTCCAGGGGCAACACTTTTTCAGTATGAAATTGATCGACGGGGCGAGTCTGTCTGAGCGGCTGAGCGAATTCGCATTGACGGCCACGATGTCGGAGTCAGAGGTCCGTCGGCGACAACGCGTGATTGCGTCGCTGATCGAAAAGATCGCCCGCACTCTGGCCTTTGCGCACGAACGAGGAGTACTACATCGTGATGTAAAGCCAGGCAATATCCTGGTCGATGGCGACGGCGCACCGCACCTGACTGATTTTGGTCTCGCCAAGTTGACCGGGCATCAAGCCAGCGGCTTGACACTGTCGTCAGCCGTGCTGGGCAGTCCGAGTTACATGGCCCCGGAACAGGCGGTCGGCAATCCAGAACAGGTAACCACATCCGCGGACGTTTACGGCGTCGGCGCGGTGTTGTACGAACTGCTCACCGGCCAGCCTCCGTTTGTCGGCAGGACGGCACTGGAAACGATGCAACAAGTCGCAGAACGGTCGCCGGTCCGTCCGTCGCAGTTCGGCCGCAACGTCCACCCTGATCTCGAAACCATCACGCTCAAGTGCCTCGAAAAGCAACCGGAACGACGGTATGCAGGTGCTGCCGCGGTCGCGGAGGAGCTGGCACGGTTCCTGCGCGGCGAGCCGATTCGTGCACGACCGATTGGCCTGAGAGAATACGCTTGGCGTTGGATGCAACGCAATCCGGTTGTATCCGTGATGACAGCGTCGCTTCTGTTGGCGATTTGCATCGGCTCCGTTGCGGCGCTGTGGCAGTGGCGACGCGCTGAAACAGCTAACGTTGACCTTGCCGTCAGTGTTGAACATCTAAAGTGGCGTGAGATCGACGCCACCCTTGAGGCCGGTGAGTCTTCTCGCGCTCTGGCCAAAGTAGCCTCACTGATTCGCGACGACGAAACCGACTGGAAAGCGGCCATGTTCGGCATGTCGATCATGGCACAGCATCGCTTTCCGCTACCTGTCTCCGCACCGATCCTGCATCCCCACGGCGCCGAATTGTGTGTGGCAAGATTGAGCCCGGACGGCCGTCGGATCGTCACCGCGTCGTACGACGCAACGGCACGCCTCTGGGATCCGCTCACATCGAAACAGGTTCTTCCCGCCCTGCAGCACGATGGCGTCGTCAACTGGGCCGAGTTCAGCCCCGATGGACAGACACTTGTCACGTGCTCCAACGACCAAACCGTGCGTTTCTGGGATGTCGAAACCGGCAAACCCGTCGGTGAACCGATTGTGCACGGTGAACGCGTCGTTCGCGTCCATTTCAACAACGACGGCCGTTATCTGCTGACGCGTACGAATCGCTTCGTGTCAGTCTTCAACGTGAACGCCGACGACCACCGGCGGCTGATCGGGCCAGTGGAACACAAGGGCCGAGTTGTGGCAGCAAAGTTCCTGCCGGATGGCGAGACGTTGTTCACGGCCCAGCGTGCCGGCAAGGACTCGCTCGTCCAAGCTTGGGACGTGGCGTCTAGCACGCAGCGTATCCGGCTTGCGACGAGCCCACTGGTCGCTGCCGATATTGCCGCTGACCTCAGGACCGTGGCGACGGTAACGGCCGGTCGCTTTGGCGGCGCGATTTGGAACGGAGGGAACGGAGAACTGGTGCACGAGATCACGACTAGCAACGGCGAGATGACGGACGTCCTCTTGAGCCCTGACGGCAATAGTGTTGCGTTTGTTGGCCGAAACCACTGGGCTCGCATCTGGAACACTGCAACCGGGCTCCCGGTCACGCCGGAACTCTCCCATTACTATCTGCTGAAAGGAGTCGCGTTTTCCGACAGCGGAGACCGTATTTTGACGTGGGCCGACGATTCCGTGGCTCAGCTCTGGGACGCGGCGTCGGGGGCGAAACTGTGCGAACCGATGCGGCATACTCACCGTGTGAAGCACGCCGAATTTGGCAAGCTGTCCGAAGACGATGTCATCCTGACGATGCTCTCGCATACGAAAACACGTCCGGGGACATCCGGAACCGGGGCGGCCATGCTTTGGCGGATTCAGGACACGGTCAAACCGGAAAGCAGGACGGTCGGCGTTGAGCCTCGCACTTACGACGCAGGAACGCTAAGTCGTGACGGCACCCGCATCGTGATCGGCAAAACGACGCAGGAGGTCTGGGTGATGGACACGGCCAGCGGTCAACCGGTGTGTGGGCCACTGAAGGTGAACGGCGGTCCGTGGGGACTTCTCTTTAGCCCAGATTCCGAACGTCTCATCACGACCACATCACGCGGCCAGGTCGGTGTATGGGATGTCCCAAGCGGGAAACTCGTCGCTACGCCGGTGCAGGTAGACACCATGATTCAACCCGCGGAGATCACCACGGACGGTCGTTACTTCGCCACCGGTTCCACCGATGGTTTCGTGAGACTCTGGGATGCGGCAACAGGTCGCGTCGTTCACGCCATGCAGCACGGTTGCGAAATCAACTCGCTGGACTTTTCGTTCGACGGCACGCGGTTGGCAAGTGCGGGCGAAGATCGCATCACGCGCGTCTGGGACACGCAGACAGGCACGTGTGATCTTGAGCTGAAGGGACATGGAAACGAAGTGATGGTCGTCTCGTTCGCCCCTGACGGTCGTCGCGTGGTCACGGCGTCACAGGACTTCACCGCCCGGATTTGGGACGCCACAAGCGGCCACGAGATCGCCCGCCTGCCACACCAGGGTGAAGTGATTGACGCAATCTTCAGTCCTGACGGACGCTACATTGCGACCGCGTCCCGCGACCGGACGGCCGTGATTTGGGACGCCGAAACCGGACGCCCGCACTCCAATAGCTTGATGCACAAACAGGCCGTTAGGAACGTGCGATTCAGTCCCGACAGTCAACGACTCGTGACACTCGACTTTCGCGGACTACGCCTGTGGGACGTCGCCACAGGCCATCCGCTGACTGTTCATCTGCCCCAAATCGTACAGGGTGGCGCCGGTTTCCAGTCAAACACCGGACGCGCTGGATTCACGCCCGACGGCAACGCGGTCTTCCTTGCAGGCGACAGCCCCGAATCGCTGCTTTGGCACGTCCCCGTGCCGCCACCGCACATTCCGGCTTGGTTCCCTGACTTCCTGGAAGCCGTCGCCGGCCAGCGATTCGAGCCGGGAACGGACGTTACGGCGACGGTACCGCCGACCCGCTTTCTGATCATCCGCAATCGTCTCTCAGCATCTTCCGAATTGGACTACTACACAACCTGGGCACAGGAGTGGCTCAGAAACGTACCCGACGAGGAGTTTGGCCAATGACG from Roseimaritima ulvae includes these protein-coding regions:
- a CDS encoding choice-of-anchor Q domain-containing protein — its product is MGWDYAFQVNDELLDLLDRTVTGGTPNIQAIERLSPLQQTTSADAVTFRVTFSEQVENFGADDLRLVGTEAVINTPQAVADMPGVFDVRVSHLPSISSELGLELVDNATISDLTQNPLVNPVAPISETYLLERSRPRVETIRRFDPIEQVTNADQVRFLLFVSEPIENVDNSDFRLTGTASSNARMAAVQLADPSAALGPPGLTYVATVDGLDNSNGTLGLEVQLGSDIVDTLGNAIEVGPASIENQEYIIENVRPIPTFPLSSLTYRTNDPIQVNLTFSEDVFGFEPTEPMVQNAAVTYFSGGPREFMLELTPTAPLLDQTITFQIPEGVAVDGDGNPNTLSRLASWQPQLDFDFGDAPDRYKTLDSSGGPKHVIDAEVFLGGLIPDSDPDGFGSLGTGDSGDAMADDNDDFNNNDEDGWLGLRSVSLNAIPKVEVQVTNKSSEAATLAGWIDYDQNGSFDPSEYGMVDIPAGTEGQNVTLEFPRVPTDVSLGTTFARLRITTDNIDSSTPGGFADDGEVEDYQVSIVPEQGANLSITATTDPYVQAGSNFEYTVRVENPGPEPADDVTITYALPAGTQFVGGSDANWTCDAASGIVTCQHGSLGVLGTLDLAFTITSPLQNGTFTNDFSVSSTTADSDNTNNTASASTTLTGPWVRTADDALWFLDFGVGDQPVWRAAMGEEPVDVGGLAVRIGLALDGTVLVQNEDGAVFTRPGSADGIGATWKLLDAVTAGDGSTWFLGPDGPNTVDKYIYRWVSDEQPVYSDGFGVSLVADDGIVLTQNSLGAIYQRVGSDTGLGSIWQLTTVGLSAPDENAQEGGDTATYRLSRANVGGAMTVNLAVAGASSATIAEYQLHIGNGPAIDLSTGSFSVTIPADKETLDITLTAQIDATDEAETSETVLLNLLSGDYLIDSSASTASATIGQNGFLVTTDADAGTGSLRQAVLNANATAGANSITFGDGSSSGGTNFLDATPDTILLNSELVITEDLTVTGNGASSTILDGQESTRLFNIPGSAGDVTLQGLTFTRGQAPANDAGGAIANSANLQIDDSVFTANVAYLGAAINSDASLTVRRSSFLANQAGFNGGAIRVFGSATISESTFAGNSASNGGGAIINHGSLRLANATFTDNQADTGGAIENFGAGTTATVTNATIHRNTATSAGGGIRNVDGTTTVNNTIIIGNHSAVDPDVGGSFSSNAANIIGDVGSSSGFGSEITGVVASAVIDVNLADNGGPTQTHALIAGSPAIDAGNNTNATQDGMAGGTALVTDQRGPGFARIRNSTVDMGAFETTPPPGVELSLSHTTGSEAGATVVVATATADKPVVGNQTVDVMVTGTDITSADFDTLTRTITILDGQTTGQVDFTVQDDSVVEALTETATISLINPSGGLTLGASNNSATMQITDNDTASLSVNDVNVNESDGTITFTITSTLEASKDIQVEFNTTSGTASEGTDFDSGDQDVTLTAGQTSVDVIFNITDDATVELDETFDVALSNARFSNVADPFRVMIGNGTAVGTITDDDENLVAINVAPDTLAEDDAATVRLTRNNVFGTLTVNLTRNGTSTAADSEFELTVGANPPIDVSGGNFSVTFPDGDPTLDITLTALTDATDEAEADETITLDLATGNYVIDGSANTAAVTIAQNGFLVTTDTDGGTGSLRQAVLNANAIPGPDTITFGDGSASGGTNFLDAAPDTMALNLGELTITEDLTITGNGASSTILDGQESTRLFNIPGSAGDVTLQGLTFTRGQTPASDAGGAILNSANLQIVDSVFTANVAFLGAAINSDGALTVRRSSFLANQAGFNGGAVRVFGSATISESTFAGNSASNGGGAIINYGNLLLANATFTDNQADLGGAIENFGSGTTATITNTTIHRNTATLGGGIHNNGGTATLQNTIVAGSPLAAI
- a CDS encoding RNA polymerase sigma factor, with protein sequence MQQDSVMTPPNPSAFQSTHWSVVLRAGGDGGEDARSALGELCQMYWYPIYAFVRRRGNNHHDAVDLTQGFFTQLLEKHSLTHADPQNGRFRAFLLASVKNFMANDWRARRAVRRGGNVTTMSVDNDAFRQQYQQQLADACTPELLFERSWIDTLLRSGIERLRHEYGHAGKSVLFDAIHSHLVTSSEKVPQADIADQLGMTKAAVAMSIHRLRQRYANVIREAIGSTVADPEDIEDELGRLLAVFAAT
- a CDS encoding protein kinase domain-containing protein — encoded protein: MTRDAVNRCVGCGQEILSTVAGDQCALCLLKLVADAKSSTSSILSGHDGLEFLKQGVLPRFDDYELIEEIARGGMGVVYLAKQLSLRRPVAIKMILAGQLATEESIQRFRNEAEAAAKLDHPGIVPIYEVGEFQGQHFFSMKLIDGASLSERLSEFALTATMSESEVRRRQRVIASLIEKIARTLAFAHERGVLHRDVKPGNILVDGDGAPHLTDFGLAKLTGHQASGLTLSSAVLGSPSYMAPEQAVGNPEQVTTSADVYGVGAVLYELLTGQPPFVGRTALETMQQVAERSPVRPSQFGRNVHPDLETITLKCLEKQPERRYAGAAAVAEELARFLRGEPIRARPIGLREYAWRWMQRNPVVSVMTASLLLAICIGSVAALWQWRRAETANVDLAVSVEHLKWREIDATLEAGESSRALAKVASLIRDDETDWKAAMFGMSIMAQHRFPLPVSAPILHPHGAELCVARLSPDGRRIVTASYDATARLWDPLTSKQVLPALQHDGVVNWAEFSPDGQTLVTCSNDQTVRFWDVETGKPVGEPIVHGERVVRVHFNNDGRYLLTRTNRFVSVFNVNADDHRRLIGPVEHKGRVVAAKFLPDGETLFTAQRAGKDSLVQAWDVASSTQRIRLATSPLVAADIAADLRTVATVTAGRFGGAIWNGGNGELVHEITTSNGEMTDVLLSPDGNSVAFVGRNHWARIWNTATGLPVTPELSHYYLLKGVAFSDSGDRILTWADDSVAQLWDAASGAKLCEPMRHTHRVKHAEFGKLSEDDVILTMLSHTKTRPGTSGTGAAMLWRIQDTVKPESRTVGVEPRTYDAGTLSRDGTRIVIGKTTQEVWVMDTASGQPVCGPLKVNGGPWGLLFSPDSERLITTTSRGQVGVWDVPSGKLVATPVQVDTMIQPAEITTDGRYFATGSTDGFVRLWDAATGRVVHAMQHGCEINSLDFSFDGTRLASAGEDRITRVWDTQTGTCDLELKGHGNEVMVVSFAPDGRRVVTASQDFTARIWDATSGHEIARLPHQGEVIDAIFSPDGRYIATASRDRTAVIWDAETGRPHSNSLMHKQAVRNVRFSPDSQRLVTLDFRGLRLWDVATGHPLTVHLPQIVQGGAGFQSNTGRAGFTPDGNAVFLAGDSPESLLWHVPVPPPHIPAWFPDFLEAVAGQRFEPGTDVTATVPPTRFLIIRNRLSASSELDYYTTWAQEWLRNVPDEEFGQ